The Flavobacterium johnsoniae UW101 genomic interval CGGCTGTAATATCTGTCGCAATATTTGAGCAGCAATTCTATCTGCGCAATTATTAAATCTTGCGTAAATCTATCAATATTGGTATGGTATTCGTCTCTTATATTTTCAAAAATACTTACAATGGTATTTTCTTCTTTTTCAGAAAGAAATAGTGCTTCATTAATTGAATAATCAAAAAACGTGTAGCTCTTAATATTTTTTGCTAATGATGAATTCCATAAAAAGTCTGGGTGAATTTGCAATAAATACCCCGTGCCATTATGTAATGAATCAGGATCCTGCTCCAGTCGCAGGACCTGCCCTGGTGCTATAAATGACATTATACCTTCGTCAAAATCGTAAAGCTGCTGGCCATAATAGAGCTTGGCTCCAATATCCCGTTTTAAAGCAATAGAATAAAAATCCATCACCATGTTTGTCGTATTTTCATCATCCGGGAATTTTACCTGTGAATAATCGACCAGACTTACTAGTGGATGTTCCGGCTTTGGAAGACCTCTAAACCGATGATACTCTGTGATGCTTTTTATTCTAATTACTTCCATAGCTGCAAATTTACAGTTTTTTGACACTCTTAATTCTCATGGGTACTTTTAAAAGTATATTCAAAAAATTATTAGACAATATGCTATTTGATTTTTATTGCTTGCTCTGCATTACAAGACCAAACCAGTCTTCTAAATGCCAGGTATGGGTCAGTTTACCATTTTTCAAATAATGAAATTCGTGCAGCGCTACTGTTACTTTCTTATTCGTTGGAGCAATTCCCATAATTTCATTTACATGCGTAAACTGCATTGAAGCTCTTACCGCTGCACGCTCATGGCTGCCAAATATCTCATGAATTACAATTTCTATATCGGGACATAATTCGAACAAAAATTTCATAATTGCCTGCAGTCCTTTTGGATTATCTTCTTGCTGCGGTGCCAGTGGAATATCTTTCCAGTCGGGCATGCAGATTTCATCCAGTACTTCTGGCTTTTTAAGGTTCCACGCTGCATAAAACCTTTCAATGGTATTTATTTCCTGTTTCGTCAGAGCTTTTACAACTCCATTATCTTCTTTTTCCATTTTATATGCTTCTAATTATCTGTAAAATTCAGTTTTTCAACAATATGCTAACTATTTTTAAGCTTGATCATAAATTTGAACCTCCCGAAATTTCGATACGCTGCGCATTAATCCACCCGCCGGCATCACTGCATAAAAAGGCTACCACTCCTCCAATATCCTCGGGTACTCCGACTCTTCCAAGAGCCGTTTGCGAGGCCAGGTATCGGTTCATTTCTACATTATCTCGTACCGCACCTCCCATAATATCAGTTTCAACAGCCCCCGGAGCAATAACATTTACTCGTATGTTTCTTGCGCCAAGTTCTTTTGCCTGATATTTTGTCAATGTCTCCATTGCTCCTTTTAGTGCCGCATAAGCTGCAAATCCCGGCGTGGCAAAGCGGGTTAGTCCAGATGAAACATTTACAATTCCTCCGTAAGCTCTTACTAAAGGCAGTAATTTTTGAGTAAGGAAAAATGGGCCTCTAAAATGTACATTTTCCATTTCTGTAAATTGAGTTTCAGTGATAACATCAAAATTTGCATAGTGAATAAACCCAGCATTATTGATCAGATAATCAATACCATCTGAGTTGAAATAATTGTTTAATTGGTCTTTAAGATTTTTTTCAAAAAAATCAAAACTGGAAAAATCTGAGACGTCCAATGCTATAGCGGCCGCTTTTTGTCCGAGATCATGAATTTGTTTTACAACATTTTCTGCTGCTTGTTTTTGAGTGTTATAGGTTAAAACTATATCCAATCCGTTTTTGGCAAGATTTACAGCCATGTCTTTTCCAAGACCGCGGCTCCCTCCTGTTATTACTGCAATTTTACTTTGTGATGACATAATGATTATTTTAGTATTATTATGCTGCAAATTTGCGCAGATACAGGAAAGAAAATTTAGCCAAAACCATAATTTAAGTAGCCAAAAACGGTAACATGGAATTTTCAAAACGCAATTTAGATTATTGAATATCTATAACCCGCATTTTGGTAAAATTGAAAGCACAGCCAGGGGAAAAATGCCGGCAGGCGTATGGAATAACAGCTCCTTTGTAATACCAGTACAGCAGCAGTAAAGAAGATGGCAGGGATCATTTTGTTTTGGACGTTTAAACAAACCATATTAAGACGTTTAAACAAAGTGGCTGCTTGTTTCATCCTCTAATTTTGTCCTGTTAAAATAATTTAAATTAAAAAAATGGAACAGAATAATTATCACGGAAAATTACAGAAAGCCACAGGTTCGGGATTTGACGCAAAATCTACCTCAAAGGAAATTATAAAAGGAATTGACCTTACAGGGAAAACTGCCATTGTAACGGGCGGGAATACAGGCATTGGCCTGGAAACGGCCAAAACACTTGCGGCGGCAGGGGCAACGGTCATTGTACCGGCCAGAGATGCAGAGAAAGCGAAAAGAAATCTCGAGGGAACTCCAAATGTAATAATAGAAAACATGGATTTAATGAATCCCGGTTCTCTTGATGCTTTTGCTGAAAAGTATCTGCATTCAGAAAGACCGCTTGATCTGCTCATTAACAATGCAGGGATTATGTGGGTGCCGCTGCGCAGGGATTCCCGAGGCTATGAATCACAATTAGCCACCAATTATCTGGCACTGTTTCAGCTTACGGCAAGATTATGGCCTGCACTAAAAAAAGCTGATGGCGCCAGAGTCGTCAATGTTTCTTCAGGAGGGCATCAATTTTCAGATTTTAATTTTCAAGATCCTAATTTTCTAAATCGGGAGTATGAGACCTTACAGGCCTATGGACAGTCAAAAACAGCGGTGAATCTCTTTTCTATGGAATTAGACACGCGTGCAAAAAAGTATAATGTGAGAAGTTATTGCTTATGTCCGGGCGCTGTTGGGCAAACAGAATTAGCTCGAGAAGCGCCAGCTGATTTGTTCCAAAAACTCGGTTACAGTGATGCTGAAGGAAATATACTGCCGGAAGTAGCCGCGTCATTAAAAACGATCCCGCAAGGTGCAGCCACAACCCTTTGGGCTGCGACAAGCAAATCGCTTAACAATATTGGCGGTGTGTATTGTGAAAACGCAGATATAGCATCTTTAAATTCAAATGAAAAAATTATTGGAGGTGTTGCACCTTATTCATTAGATGAAAAAAATGCAAAACGTTTATGGAAATTAAGCCAGGAAATGACCGGAATACATTTCGATCTTAGTTAATATTTGTATCTTTATACCGCACAAGCAATTATGGATTATCAGGTCAATTACATACACCCAGACATCAAACTTTCCAATTACAGCGGCAAGCTGTTTAAAACGGAAGCCGCCTTTAATGACCATCTGCTTGTGTGGTTAATTTCAGGTGAAACCAAAATTATCCAGGCAGATCAAACTTTTGTATTTGGCCCGGGCAGTACTTTTTTAATTCCCAGAAACCAATTGGCGGCAATCATTAATATTCCAAAAGATGGACTGCCCCACAAAGCAGCTGCGATGCATCTATCGGCTGACAGGCTTCGTGAATTTTACGATCACCAAAATGCAAAATTAAAAACTGCCGTACCAAAAATTTTCAGTTTCCATAAACATCCTCTGCTGGAAAGCTGTCTGGCTTCGCTGATTCCTTATTTTGACATGCAGGACAACTTTCCTGAGAATATCGCTTCATTGAAAATCACTGAAGCAATTTCAATTCTTAGAAACATTGATCCCGCTATTGATGCTGTACTGGCCAGCTTTGAAGAACCTGATAAAATTGATTTAACTGCTTTTATGGAGAAAAACTTTATGTTTAATATGCCTTTGGAAAAATTTGGCTATTTAACAGGCCGGAGTCTTACCACTTTTAAGCGCGATTTCCATAAGGCTTTCAATACTACACCGCAACGCTGGCTAACCCAAAAAAGATTAGAATTAGCCCATTACCAGCTTGCCGAAAATAATAAAAACCCTGTTGATATCTTTTACGAGATAGGATTTGAGAATTTATCGCATTTTTCATTTGCATTCAAAAAACAATTTGGCTACCCGCCAACTCAACTGAAAAAAAGCAATACGAACTGTTAGCGCTCTTTCTGAGTGCCTTTTTTAAAAACGATACAAAAAGCTATGGCAAATTTACAATTAATTTGCTGTTTCAAAATTTGCGGCAGGATCGCGGCGCATACTATTCACATGTGCCGTAATGATTAAAATCACACTCTTCGCTATTTATTTTGAATAGCAGCCCCCTTTGCATTTTATTGAAATTTTACCGATACCGCTGCACTTCAGCCATTTCTCCAAAAATATAAAATCAACCTAAAAGAAAGAAGATTACTAGAACTAACTATTTTTAAAGCGCTGCTTACATCAAAAAGTAGAAATCCAAGATCTCGTACCGCTAACTTTGGAACTCAACCAATTTAAAAACCTATAAAATGTGGAAACCCGTAACATTTCTGCATCGTTTTTATTTAAATTCGTCATCAGTAATTTTATCAGACTAAAATTTCTATATACAACACTTACTTTCGATTACTACCAGATGACTCATTAAAAAATAAAAAAATAGGAATGCATGAAAAATACCTGCTTGAACTGTGAGAATGAAAATAATACAAACGCGAAATACTGTTCTGCCTGCGGTTATCAATTACATGGCACGGAAGATCAAAACAGCAGCACTGCGACTGCACCCCGAAAGGCAGCAAAAACGGATAAAAAATTTGATTTGAAAACACTTTTAGGTTTCACCATCGGGTTTGCGATCATGTTTGCTGCTACGCAATTCTTTTTTAAACCATCCATGGACAAGCAGCTCACTGAATTTGCCAATGAATTTAATAAAACCTGTCCCATGAGTGTGGATCAGTATACTACCTTGAAAAATATTTCGGTTTTACCGGATAAAACCATTCAATACAATTATGTACTGGTCGGGATCACAAAAGAGCAAGTCCAGGTGGATACTGTTAAAAAATATATTTTTCCTCAGGTGCTCCAGTATGCAAAAACCCATCCTGATATGAAATTTTTCAGAGATAATGATATTACTTTAAATTACTCCTACGCAGATAAGACCGGCGCCTTTATTACCAAATATACTGTGACGCCGCAAATGTACAAATAGCTGTATAAGCTGTACAGAATTACCCTTCAAGTATTGTGGCAGCATCAAATTAACAACTGGCAAAAGTCCGGCCAGATCAGACAGCTACTACTAGCGGACTCCTTTACAGCCCAGTGGTCCCTTGCCGGGGGACGTCCTATATTTACAAATGCCGGCTGAAATTTTGCAAAACAGCACTGCCGTAAACGGCACAGCACGGCCAGGGCAGAGAAGATGGCTATAGCTTTTTGTAATAATTAAAGCTGTCCCGGAGAACAGCTTTAAAATAAAAAAGGTTAAAATAATCGATTAGAAATCAGGCAATTTCAATCATTCTAGGCGGCTTCTGCTTGGCTTCCTCTTTTTTGGGTATGGACAGATGAAGCAGGCCATTCACATAACGTGCAGTGATGTTTTCTTCGTCGACCACATTTTTAGGCAGCTCAAAGCTTCTCTGGAAAGACTGGTAGCTGAATTCCCTGCGGGTAAAATTCTCCTGCTCGATGGTCTGCTTATTTTCTTTTTCCGAAGAAATAGTCAGCAGGTTTCCGTCAAGGGTCACTTTGAAATCGTCTTTCTCCAGGCCGGGGGCGGCCACTTCGACTTCATAATGTTCTGCAGTCTCTTTGATGTTTACCGATGGCAGGGTGGTACTAGTTGTAGAAAAATTTTTGTTTTCCCAATTGAAAAGCTCGCGGCCAAAAACGTCATCAAAGAACGTATGCGGCAAAGCACGATGCTGGTTTGCATTTCTTTTGATAAGATTCATAACATTTTACTTTTAATTGTTATACAATATTTTTGAACATACACTGCTTTTGCAGTGCCAGTCACAAAAAAAACCAAAATTATGCCAGAGAAAAAAAATGACATTTTTTCAGTTTTCATAAGCGAAAAATTGTCAGTTTTACCCTGTCTTTATAGAGGAAGGAAAGCTTCACATCAGAAGGGTAAGATCTTCCGGTCTAAATTCCCCGAACACTGCCGGGTCAGAACCATGGAGAAACGGTTTATCACTAAAACCAATACCTGCCGCTTTGAAGATAAGAGATTCATTCTTGAAAAGACCATCATAGCTCTTACCTACCCTGCAGGATCCGCAAAATAAGATACTGCCGCGCAGGAAAATGAAAAATAGCTGCTCGGTATCACAAGAAAAAACAGACCGGTAAGACAGGGAAGATTCCTTAGGAGTCTCCCTGGGAAATATTCTTTTTCTGAAACAAAAAACAATTTTTTAACAGGGTAAAATAAACCTTTGGCCCAGTGCAGCAAAAACACTTTTTTTAGTACAAGCACAAAATAAATGCCTAAAAAACACTCCATAACCCCATAATAGTTGAAGCAGTGAGAATTCAGCCTGCATAAAATATACCTCTAAATCACAGCCTTTCCATATTCCGAAATTCATTTTTTATTTTGTGCCCACTCAAAAAACGTAATTCATCATATCTGGACTTACTATTCCGATTTAATAGTAAATTATGTATTTATGAGAGATTGATTTTGTATTTATCAGCTATTGGTGAAGAAGTCTTATTGGGTGCAAGCTGTCCGATCTGAAATATTTTTTCAATAAATTCAATACTTTGATCCACTGAAGTGTTTTCATTTTTTAAATGGCTGGCAAAATGGTTTGTCAATTTTTGAATAATTCTGGAACTTATTAAATCCATCTGAGCATCATCAAAATGGGTTATTTTCTTTTTTTGAAAAGCAAATTCGGCAGATACAATATCATTTAGCTTGGATTTTAATGCATGAATAGTCGGAGCACATTTTCGGCCGTTTACCCAGGTATTCAGTTCTAATTTCATATCATCAATAATGGCTTCTGCAGCAGGTATATGCTGTTTTCTTCTTTCCAGCGTGTCATCCGTAATTTGAGATAATGCATCCAGATGTATTAAAGTTACACCGGGTATTTCTTCTACATTGGCATCTACATTGCGCGGGATGGATAAATCCAGAATCAATAAGGGTTTCTGTAAAGCAAGCGATGCTTTGTCAATAGTCGGATTTTGTGCTCCTGTAGCTACAACCAGCACATCGGCTTGGTGCAGTTCTTGTTTTAAATCAGCATAATCTTTTACAATAACATTCAGCTTGCCAGCCAATAATTCGGCTTTGTTTTTTGTTCTGTTTATAAGAGTAATATGACTGTTTTTAGTATGTTTTACTAAGTTTTCGCACGTATTTCTTCCTATTTTCCCTGTTCCGAATAACAAAATATTTTTGCTTCCAATATCTGCCACATTTCGGATTATATACTGCACTGATGCAAAAGAAACTGACGTTGCCCCGGAAGAAATTTTCGTCTCAGTTTTAACTTTTTTGCTGGCTTGAATAACTGTATTTACCAACCGGTCCAGAAATGTATTGACCAAGCCTTCCTGTTTACTATTGTTAAAAGCGGTTTTAATCTGGCTGATGATTTCAAAATCACCCAAAATCTGACTGTCCAAACCTGTTCCTACCCGGAACATATGGCTGACAGCTTCTTCATTCTTATATATATAAGCAGCCTGCTGAAATTCTTCTATGGAGCCATTGCTGTTTTCGCAAAGCAGTTTGATAAGTTCATAAGGATGATGGGCAAAACCATAAATTTCAGTTCTATTGCAGGTAGAGGTAACAACCAATGATTCTATGCCTTCTGCCTTAGCCTGCAGCAATAAATCAGATTGTGCCTGGGCATCTAAACTAAATTTTCCTCTTATAACTGCATCTGCTTTCTTGTAACTTAATCCTAATGCGTAAAAAGTCGTAGATCTGGGCATATTAAAATTTTCCATATTTATGGTTTCCTTAAAAAGTTCAAAAATTAGTAACTGCAGATTTATATAACAGCGCCGGAAGTGCTTTTTGATCACTATGGGATAAATGGATTTAAACTGCGGTTTTATATAATTTCCTTATATTATAAAGCTGACAGCTTTTCAAAAATATTTATATACTTCAAATAGTATTGAAATATAAAACGCTGCCTGAAAAAGGCAGCGTTTTGAGAAGAAATTTATTTTTGAACTATAGGAGTTCTCAATGATTCCAAAACAGCAACTATATCGGTATAAAGTTCTGTATTTGAAGCAACACCATTTGCATTGGCCGCAGCTCCAACATATCCTTCGAATTTTGTATAGTCTGCATTACTGGATTTTGTTCCCATACGAGGATTTTTTGCAGGATCATGAGCTGCAACCATGTTCAAACCAGAATATGTATTTACAGCATTTGTTCCTCCCGTATTAAACGAAAAGAAA includes:
- a CDS encoding zinc ribbon domain-containing protein; translation: MKNTCLNCENENNTNAKYCSACGYQLHGTEDQNSSTATAPRKAAKTDKKFDLKTLLGFTIGFAIMFAATQFFFKPSMDKQLTEFANEFNKTCPMSVDQYTTLKNISVLPDKTIQYNYVLVGITKEQVQVDTVKKYIFPQVLQYAKTHPDMKFFRDNDITLNYSYADKTGAFITKYTVTPQMYK
- the hemA gene encoding glutamyl-tRNA reductase; translated protein: MENFNMPRSTTFYALGLSYKKADAVIRGKFSLDAQAQSDLLLQAKAEGIESLVVTSTCNRTEIYGFAHHPYELIKLLCENSNGSIEEFQQAAYIYKNEEAVSHMFRVGTGLDSQILGDFEIISQIKTAFNNSKQEGLVNTFLDRLVNTVIQASKKVKTETKISSGATSVSFASVQYIIRNVADIGSKNILLFGTGKIGRNTCENLVKHTKNSHITLINRTKNKAELLAGKLNVIVKDYADLKQELHQADVLVVATGAQNPTIDKASLALQKPLLILDLSIPRNVDANVEEIPGVTLIHLDALSQITDDTLERRKQHIPAAEAIIDDMKLELNTWVNGRKCAPTIHALKSKLNDIVSAEFAFQKKKITHFDDAQMDLISSRIIQKLTNHFASHLKNENTSVDQSIEFIEKIFQIGQLAPNKTSSPIADKYKINLS
- a CDS encoding helix-turn-helix domain-containing protein translates to MDYQVNYIHPDIKLSNYSGKLFKTEAAFNDHLLVWLISGETKIIQADQTFVFGPGSTFLIPRNQLAAIINIPKDGLPHKAAAMHLSADRLREFYDHQNAKLKTAVPKIFSFHKHPLLESCLASLIPYFDMQDNFPENIASLKITEAISILRNIDPAIDAVLASFEEPDKIDLTAFMEKNFMFNMPLEKFGYLTGRSLTTFKRDFHKAFNTTPQRWLTQKRLELAHYQLAENNKNPVDIFYEIGFENLSHFSFAFKKQFGYPPTQLKKSNTNC
- a CDS encoding Hsp20/alpha crystallin family protein, which gives rise to MNLIKRNANQHRALPHTFFDDVFGRELFNWENKNFSTTSTTLPSVNIKETAEHYEVEVAAPGLEKDDFKVTLDGNLLTISSEKENKQTIEQENFTRREFSYQSFQRSFELPKNVVDEENITARYVNGLLHLSIPKKEEAKQKPPRMIEIA
- a CDS encoding helix-turn-helix domain-containing protein, producing MEVIRIKSITEYHRFRGLPKPEHPLVSLVDYSQVKFPDDENTTNMVMDFYSIALKRDIGAKLYYGQQLYDFDEGIMSFIAPGQVLRLEQDPDSLHNGTGYLLQIHPDFLWNSSLAKNIKSYTFFDYSINEALFLSEKEENTIVSIFENIRDEYHTNIDRFTQDLIIAQIELLLKYCDRYYSRQFLTRKISSHQILSKVEDFLNNYFDDKNRDERNLLSVQTVADNMNVSSDYLSSLLKLHTGQNTQQHIHNKLIEKAKEKLAATNLSIGEIAYELGFEHLQSFSKFFKNKTNATPLKFRAKFN
- a CDS encoding ester cyclase, with amino-acid sequence MEKEDNGVVKALTKQEINTIERFYAAWNLKKPEVLDEICMPDWKDIPLAPQQEDNPKGLQAIMKFLFELCPDIEIVIHEIFGSHERAAVRASMQFTHVNEIMGIAPTNKKVTVALHEFHYLKNGKLTHTWHLEDWFGLVMQSKQ
- a CDS encoding SDR family NAD(P)-dependent oxidoreductase, which encodes MEQNNYHGKLQKATGSGFDAKSTSKEIIKGIDLTGKTAIVTGGNTGIGLETAKTLAAAGATVIVPARDAEKAKRNLEGTPNVIIENMDLMNPGSLDAFAEKYLHSERPLDLLINNAGIMWVPLRRDSRGYESQLATNYLALFQLTARLWPALKKADGARVVNVSSGGHQFSDFNFQDPNFLNREYETLQAYGQSKTAVNLFSMELDTRAKKYNVRSYCLCPGAVGQTELAREAPADLFQKLGYSDAEGNILPEVAASLKTIPQGAATTLWAATSKSLNNIGGVYCENADIASLNSNEKIIGGVAPYSLDEKNAKRLWKLSQEMTGIHFDLS
- a CDS encoding SDR family NAD(P)-dependent oxidoreductase: MSSQSKIAVITGGSRGLGKDMAVNLAKNGLDIVLTYNTQKQAAENVVKQIHDLGQKAAAIALDVSDFSSFDFFEKNLKDQLNNYFNSDGIDYLINNAGFIHYANFDVITETQFTEMENVHFRGPFFLTQKLLPLVRAYGGIVNVSSGLTRFATPGFAAYAALKGAMETLTKYQAKELGARNIRVNVIAPGAVETDIMGGAVRDNVEMNRYLASQTALGRVGVPEDIGGVVAFLCSDAGGWINAQRIEISGGSNL